GCTGCATAGAGTTGTTCTCTGTGGCCAGAATGGACTTTCCTGAAAATTCTGAAATGGTATATGCAAGGATACACCATAAGGTGAAGATCCAAGCCCAATGGCATCTCCATTTTCCATCCATGAAATTTCATAAAGTGATCACCATTTGCTATTTGGTATAAGCAGAtattatcaaacagttgatatttTTTGTGATTAGAAGAAAATGATAAGGCATTTACTCCATAAACTCCTATGGGGTGGTTGGGAAATTTATTTAGGAAGATATTTATGATACCTCGCATGTTGATGTTTAAACTTTGAAGTGCATTAATTTCGTGGACCCGAAACAATTCAAGATCAATGAGTAGAAGTTACCAGTTTCAGTGAAATTGTGTGCAGTCACCAAAATAAAGATTCAAGAGATGCCTTGTGCAATGGTGACTGTGAGATGATGACATACTAGATAACAGTCAATAAGGGTGATTAGATACTTCATTAATACTCAATTAAGGATATTAGAACAATGTGTTATACATTACATCATTTTAATACTCAACTAAATATCTATCTCTAAAAGTTAGATTTTATATTCGTTTCatgtatgaaaaaattatagttGAATCTGACCAAGTTTCCACCCACATAGAGCAGAGAAAATTTGGAAcgttaatcaaatttttatccTTGGAAATTAAAATTTCGTAATGGATATTTTAggattacaattaaaataaagtagCAGGAAGCCAAAGAGAGATGATTGATGGAGGGAGGGAGCTGCTCAACGTTGTCTATTTGGTGAAGGAAGAAccaagagagagagaaatgatGAAGAGAGAGAAGTGCATAAGATTCAGCTGCCcaggaagaaaaaggaataaGAAATTCGGGGTTTTAGTAAAATATCTGTAAAGGGTAAAATTGGGAGATCGAAAATGATGGGGTGCAGAAAGTAAAAAATGGTGGATCAGGAAGAAACAGCCCTGTGTTAATAGGTCATCATGCTTTAcaagattaaattaataataaatcttaACTAATAATTtcagaattaaaatataaattttaatatttaatcatcatccaaaattattaaaagttattctGTTCATGAAAGCATATCTCAAGAAAGGATAAGCATATGATAGTCCCATTAATTGACATGAGTGGTGGAACTGAAGCTATTGACTGAGTCAACAACACGTGATTGTGTGTTTCTGTTGTTTTTAGTTCGTTCCTTCACAAAGAGAATCTTTCTGACCTAGTCATTAATTAACCACATTATAACAAAAtccttacattttttttttccaataataaTTACAAGTTATAAGATGAAAGTCAAGTCATCGTCTGTAGTGcatcataattatataattataaaattataagataataaaataataaaattatcaattttaaataattttttaattttaaatttaaataaacaagtaGACAATTGAATCTGCCGTATCTAATAAGTATTTTCTCTATTCCAAACACACGCTAAGAGTAATATACAAGAACCAGAATTTGAATCTGAACAATGAAAAATGACCTAGTGGTTTCAGTGCATCATAAGGTTAGGTTTTGACGTCAGTTGTGGAATTGAAGCTAACGTGCAACTGTAACCACAGAGTCAACAGTCATTGtcgttttttgtttgtttttgttttctgacCTAGTCACTCCATAATAGTCAACCTCAGCTTCTTTGTATAAGGAACAAACTCTTATAGTATATTATCATATAGCTTTGATGGATTGTAAGGTGAATGTAGTAGTCTTGGAACACCAGAAATTCAGATCAGATCACATCACTGCACTGCATAGGTACCATATATTtgatctttctttttccttcttttcattCATATGCAGCTTTCTTGTTGGCCAAATCTTCatctctaatatatatatatatatatatatatatatatatatatatatatatatatatataaagcttTAATTATAGTTCTAGACTTTCCACAATCATATTTTCTCCAACACTTTCTTCCTGGTAATTTACTATTTAAGATAATTCGTATGAGATTGTTTATTAGGATTATGCTTTTTGATTTAGATGATATGAGATTATTTGTGATGAAAGTTGAAAATTGAGTGGGAAGAACGTAAAGGGTTATGAAGAATATGGTCGGTTACATATTCACTCTcattaatacataataaaaataagattttaaaaataaatcaaataacaaaaaaaaaaaaaaaacacaagtgtgtgtgtgtgaagttTACTTTTAGTATATGAAAGATGAATGTAaccaaagaagaaagaaaataataaattattaacatttaatgtAAGTGATTTGACTCGAATGTGCTAAAAAAATGACTcatgaaaaatgtgtttctaaatattaattaggataacattaaattttaggtgtttatttaaataataataaaacaacaaaattaaaattaaaagttttttaaggCTATGTTAAGAATAATTAAGTAATTGCATCTTAATTGaactcaaatatataattaatcaccataaaaaaaatatcattgagaaagaaaaatataataaaaatatgaaagatcAAATCAAACGCTTACACATAAAAATACACACagcaaactttcttaattctatctattatgaagaaaaataaataattttgaataatataataccatattatttataatgaattttatttaataatataaaaaattgaacttatGACATCACTTATATAGAAAATCATCTGTTGGTGCTGCAATTCTTGGTCTGCGTATAATCAGAATATCTATGCTTAATCATTTAAGTTTTTGTGTTAATATTAAGCCTTTTTATGctgttttctttaaataaattacactttcgtcacaaaattatatttaatctgTTTTATTTCGATTTACCTAggtcataaaataataaattacactATTATTTTATGACCTATATTGCAGATTTAAACACGGAATGAGAAATCAaatctaaaaagctcttgaaattACTTTTGAGTAGCTGAATCGTGATCTAAGTCAAGATATACAATGTGGATGAGTTTCTACTTTGCTGTTTTAGCTGTTCTACTTATTCAAACTCATGCTCAACCAGGTTCGTTCAAACATTTCTTTTGTccaacaatttaattatatctttatttatttaaaagtctTATGCTGTggtaaaataatagaaaataaagatataaaagagaaaaaaaaaattgatacatcataatcatattggaagtcatgttttcttttctctcttttctatcaattcaatcaaccaaattttgtttcgttttcattttttttttctttcatcattcTTTCTTTATGTTGAAACTAAagtctaaaaaattattaaatggaACAGCTagattttagaaagataaatgGGTGATTGATGTGAATAAATTAActtaagaataaaacaaaaccaTTAATTAATTGATCTTTTAATTGGTGAGAGGTTTCTAGTTTAACTCTTAAAAAATTGACTTagtttctaaatatataaaaagactCCTGTACAAaactattttatcattaaaatatgattttaaagaCTAATTAATACTAATTCAAAAACCATTTTGCCAACAAACTAggatatttaaaaactaatatctattttttttttgtcataagttgttttaaagattaatttttttaatatctcacATTCTTGAACCAAAACTTCTCATTTATCAAAAGATTATAGATAAGGGTAGGATAGAGTGTAGGCAGCAATATGAAAGAGAAACAAAGCACAACTACATGGAACTCTCAAACAAGTGTAATTGTAGTAATTTGTATGAATATTCTATccttattaatatttatttgtctaGAAATTTGTAGCAACTTTTAACAGTAATAAATGTAATTTCTGTTGGTATAGAAAAATATCCTTTTATTGAAAAGAACACTTTTATAGAAATAGCGAGTACAAACACAACATTGACTTAGAGGCAAACTCAGCTCCTCCACTCTCTCCTTGCTCTCTTTGTCTCGCTGCATACACCTTTCTTGCTTTTCTTACACTGCCAATTGATGTTTTGGGGAGAAGCTTGCGGTGGAAAACTTTGTACCTGCAAacaaggattttcttcttcttttacaaTTATTGAAACTGTGTGAGACCCACTTAAAGTTTATTCCACAATTTCATGTTTTAGGATTCATCAGCATAGATTGCGGAGCTCAAGCAGGTGTCAACTATACTGATTCAACATATGGCATAAATTACGTTTCGGATGCAGATTTCATAAATACCGGTGTGAGTCAGACAATAGCATCTGAAGAGATCAGCAGAGAAAGTCGACGACAACTGTGGAGGCTGAGAAGCTTCCCGGAAGGAAAAAGGAACTGCTACAAAATAAACGTCACAAGAGGCTCTAAGTATTTCATCCGCACTACTTTTCTGTACGGAAATTATGATGGCCGAAATATGTTACCAGAGTTTGATCTTCTTCTCGGACCTAACCGCTGGGATACAGTCACTATATACAATGCAACCAGCATCAGACACAAGGAGATCGTACATGTAACTTCAATGGATTATGTGCAAATCTGTCTGGTTGACACAGGCAATGGCACACCATTTATAACAGCCATAGAATTCAGGACTTTGAATAATGATGCATACGTCACTCAATTCGGATCACTGGAACTTTACAATTACCTGCGCTGCGATTTGGGTTCAAACACAATCAACAGGTGAAATCATACTTATGGATTAAATGTGTTGCCTTAtaatattgattgattgattattgGATTTATTCTGATTTTCTCTTAGGTACCCCGTTGATGTTTATGATCGTTACTGGTATAGTCGTTCTTCCTGGAACGACTGTAACTTTGGCGAAAATTGGAAACCACTAAATGCCTCCATTCCCGATGATTCTTTAAATGAGAATGATTACAAGCCGGGAGCAACTATCATGAGCACCGCAGTTGAACCACAAAATGATAGTGCTCCGTTGGTAATAAGCTGGAAGCCACAACTTGAAACTGATGAATTCTATGTGTACATGCACTTCACGGAAATTCAAGTGTTAACCACCAATCAGACAAGACATTTCAACTTCATGCTGAACGATGAATCATGGTATGAAAATTTTTCTCCCCGCTACCATGGTATGAATACTATATATTCGACGTTAGCCATCAGTgggaaagaaattaaattttcccTCGAGAGGACTGAAAATTCAACCCTCCCTCCCATCATCAGTGCCATTGAAATTTACAGAGTAATAGACTTACAGAAACCAGAAACACTCCAAGGAGatggtatttttcattttttaaatccaTTTATTTGGTTTACACTATTCTACACGAACTTAACtactttttacctttttttcaCTGAATAAAAAGTTGAAGCGATTACAAGAATCAAGTCAGTTTATGGAGTGAAAAGGGATTGGGAAGGTGATCCATGCGCCCCTGCAGCCTACCTGTGGGATGGTCTCAACTGTACTTATCTCGGCAATGAGTTTCCAAGAATCACAGCTGTGTAAGTCATGCTAGCCAAATTGTTATTATACCTTCATAAAACTAATTAAGATCAAATCTTATATATAACTATTCATTGAGCAAAACAGGAATTTATCGTCAAGTGGATTGTCAGGAAAGATTGACCCTTCCATCTCAAACCTCACCATGTTGGAGAAGCtgtgagttttctttttcttttatttcaccCGACAGAAAAATCTCttgttttaaatctttttactGTTTCcgttatgtatttattatttgtgaagAGTCGACATACCTTTTCCTACTTGAGTCGACATTTAAACATGGTTAAAAAGGctaaattatttgttttccaGGGATTTATCTAACAATAGCTTAAATGGTGAAGTTCCTGATTTTCTGTCTCAATTACAACACTTGAAGATCTTGTAAGTTACTTCATTTACTCAAACACTATATACGTGATGTGATCCTCTTTATCTGATAATAGAAAACCATATCTTTTTAGAAACTTGGAGAAGAATGACCTCTCCGGTTCAATTCCCTCTGCACTTGTTGAAAAATCACGCCAAGGTTCTCTCTCACTAAGGTATGAATCTGATTAAAAGGTCTCAAATTCATAATATGGTTATTTACGCTGATGATTATTAATTGCTTATATTAAGGCAGTGTTTGAGATTAATAAATATGTACATGACACATCTAATTTCTAAACACAACCAAAATAAGTTGAagaatgtatttaaattatggATTACTTGTAAGGTTTACTGATACttgaaacataatttttctgTGATTTCCATGCTAGTGTGGGTCAAAATCCATATCTATGTGAATCTGGTCAATGCAacgagaaggaaaagaaaaatactgtCATACCCATAGTAGCATCAATATGTGGGGTTCTAATTCTTCTAATAGCCGTTGCTATATTGTGGATCCTTAAAAGTCAAAAATCAAAAGGTAATGCTGAAATAACTAAGAAAAGTTTGTATTTTCTATCAACAATTTACCAAAAGATCACCTTTTTAACCTATTATCTTTCAAAATGAAGTTGAAAAATTTACAGATTCGGTGGCAGTAAATCATCAGAGTGAGATTTCACAGCAATTCACAGAAAAGGATAATTCGTTCCAGCAACGCAAAAGTCAAATGTATTCATACTATGATGTCCTTCAAATCACTAACAATTTCAAAAGAATTATTGGTAAAGGAGGATTTGGAACAGTTTACCTGGGCTTTATCGATGACACTCCAGTTGCAGTGAAAATGCTTTCCCCATCAGCAGTTCATGgttatcaacaatttcaagcAGAGGTATATTAATCAATTTACTCTAGGTTTCTGACTTTAGTACCGACCCAATATGGTTTAACATGGTTGTGACTTATATTTCTAGGTTAAACTTCTACTCAgagttcatcacaaaaatttGACATCCCTTATTGGTTACTGTAACGAAGGAACCAATAAGGGTCTCATATATGAGTACATGGCTAAAGGGAACTTACGAGAACATCTCTCAGGTTGGTTACGNataaaattattttgttcttaaaagtttgTGTAATCAATTTCCAAGTTAGATTTGATTTCTGAAACTCTGGAGATGGAATTTTTAATATTGGAGAACTGTATGAGTCGTATGAATAAGTTCTACCGAACACAAACAAACATGTATAGAATAGAAAGTTATAGAAGTTGTTCTTGTAGGTAAACACAGAGAATCACCATTCTTGAGCTGGAAGGACAGACTTGGTGTTGCACTGGATGCAGCCTTAGGTTAGaaagtaaaattgaatttgtgaaTTTACATTAACTCCCTTTACCCTTTTAACACATTGCCGTGATTATAAATCTAATATCAGGATTGGAATATCTGCAAAATGGTTGCAAGCCTCCTATAATCCACAGAGATGTGAAATCTGCAAACATCTTGTTGGACGAACACTTCCAAGCAAAGTTATCTGATTTCGGTCTATCCAAAGTTGTCCCAGATGATGGGGGGTCTTATGTGTCAACTGTTGTTGCTGGCAGTTTCGGTTATCTGGACCCTCAGTAAGTACTTTAGTTTTTAACGTTTCCATCGTTTTCTACGAGAATATAAGGAGATATTCTACGTTAATATTTGAGTTCATGGCAAAATCCGCAAAGAGTAATTAATTTGGGTTTCATGACTTCTCTTGCAGCTACCACTATTCCAATAGATTAACTCAGAAAAGTGATGTTTACAGCTTTGGAGTTGTTCTCTTGGAAATAATCACAAATCAACCAGTAATGGTAGGGAATGAAGAAAAGGGTCACATAAGTGATCGAGTTAGCTCCATGATATCAAGAGGGGATATCAGGGCCATAGTTGACTCAAGCTTAGAAGGAAATTTTGACATAAACTCGGCATGGAAAGCCGTAGAAATAGCAATGGCTTGTGTTTCTCCAAATCCCAACGAAAGGCCAATGATGAGTGTGGTAGTGATTGAACTACAGGAGGCTTTAGCAACCGAATTAGCTGATCCCAGGTGTTCTGTTGCACCGGTCAGCG
This DNA window, taken from Vigna radiata var. radiata cultivar VC1973A chromosome 5, Vradiata_ver6, whole genome shotgun sequence, encodes the following:
- the LOC106759693 gene encoding LRR receptor-like serine/threonine-protein kinase IOS1 isoform X2, which translates into the protein MWMSFYFAVLAVLLIQTHAQPDFINTGVSQTIASEEISRESRRQLWRLRSFPEGKRNCYKINVTRGSKYFIRTTFLYGNYDGRNMLPEFDLLLGPNRWDTVTIYNATSIRHKEIVHVTSMDYVQICLVDTGNGTPFITAIEFRTLNNDAYVTQFGSLELYNYLRCDLGSNTINRYPVDVYDRYWYSRSSWNDCNFGENWKPLNASIPDDSLNENDYKPGATIMSTAVEPQNDSAPLVISWKPQLETDEFYVYMHFTEIQVLTTNQTRHFNFMLNDESWYENFSPRYHGMNTIYSTLAISGKEIKFSLERTENSTLPPIISAIEIYRVIDLQKPETLQGDVEAITRIKSVYGVKRDWEGDPCAPAAYLWDGLNCTYLGNEFPRITAVNLSSSGLSGKIDPSISNLTMLEKLDLSNNSLNGEVPDFLSQLQHLKILNLEKNDLSGSIPSALVEKSRQGSLSLSVGQNPYLCESGQCNEKEKKNTVIPIVASICGVLILLIAVAILWILKSQKSKVEKFTDSVAVNHQSEISQQFTEKDNSFQQRKSQMYSYYDVLQITNNFKRIIGKGGFGTVYLGFIDDTPVAVKMLSPSAVHGYQQFQAEVKLLLRVHHKNLTSLIGYCNEGTNKGLIYEYMAKGNLREHLSGKHRESPFLSWKDRLGVALDAALGLEYLQNGCKPPIIHRDVKSANILLDEHFQAKLSDFGLSKVVPDDGGSYVSTVVAGSFGYLDPHYHYSNRLTQKSDVYSFGVVLLEIITNQPVMVGNEEKGHISDRVSSMISRGDIRAIVDSSLEGNFDINSAWKAVEIAMACVSPNPNERPMMSVVVIELQEALATELADPRCSVAPVSVKVDTEYKPLAR
- the LOC106759693 gene encoding putative leucine-rich repeat receptor-like protein kinase At2g19210 isoform X1; protein product: MWMSFYFAVLAVLLIQTHAQPGFISIDCGAQAGVNYTDSTYGINYVSDADFINTGVSQTIASEEISRESRRQLWRLRSFPEGKRNCYKINVTRGSKYFIRTTFLYGNYDGRNMLPEFDLLLGPNRWDTVTIYNATSIRHKEIVHVTSMDYVQICLVDTGNGTPFITAIEFRTLNNDAYVTQFGSLELYNYLRCDLGSNTINRYPVDVYDRYWYSRSSWNDCNFGENWKPLNASIPDDSLNENDYKPGATIMSTAVEPQNDSAPLVISWKPQLETDEFYVYMHFTEIQVLTTNQTRHFNFMLNDESWYENFSPRYHGMNTIYSTLAISGKEIKFSLERTENSTLPPIISAIEIYRVIDLQKPETLQGDVEAITRIKSVYGVKRDWEGDPCAPAAYLWDGLNCTYLGNEFPRITAVNLSSSGLSGKIDPSISNLTMLEKLDLSNNSLNGEVPDFLSQLQHLKILNLEKNDLSGSIPSALVEKSRQGSLSLSVGQNPYLCESGQCNEKEKKNTVIPIVASICGVLILLIAVAILWILKSQKSKVEKFTDSVAVNHQSEISQQFTEKDNSFQQRKSQMYSYYDVLQITNNFKRIIGKGGFGTVYLGFIDDTPVAVKMLSPSAVHGYQQFQAEVKLLLRVHHKNLTSLIGYCNEGTNKGLIYEYMAKGNLREHLSGKHRESPFLSWKDRLGVALDAALGLEYLQNGCKPPIIHRDVKSANILLDEHFQAKLSDFGLSKVVPDDGGSYVSTVVAGSFGYLDPHYHYSNRLTQKSDVYSFGVVLLEIITNQPVMVGNEEKGHISDRVSSMISRGDIRAIVDSSLEGNFDINSAWKAVEIAMACVSPNPNERPMMSVVVIELQEALATELADPRCSVAPVSVKVDTEYKPLAR